TCAATTTACTTTACTTATATTTTTAAATAAAACATTATTAATTGTTAATATGAAATCTATAAATAGTGTTTTTAGAAAAGGCTATTCTTGTTATAATTATAGATGGTAAAGTCTCATTATTCAATTATAATTACTAAAAATTATTAACTAATTTATTAAAAATGACTAAAAAAATTAAAGATATCAATATGAAAAAAACAACTAAGGCAAAAGATAATGTATTAAAAAAAGCCAATACATTAGAGGGATGGCCAGAAATTAGAGGTTACGATTTTGAAGAAGAATTTAATTTTGAAAATTTTTTGAAATCCTATGCCAATACAGGTTTTCAAGCAACTAATCTTGCACAATCTATAGAGATTATTAAAAATATGAGGAAAGATAAAGCAACTATATTTTTTGCTTTTACTTCCAATATGGGAACTTGTGGAGTTAGAGAACAAATCAAATATATTACAAAGAATAATATGGTTCAAGTAATGGTCACTAGTGCGGGTGCTATTGAAGAAGATATTATTAAGTGCTTAAAACCTTTTGTTCTAGGAGATTTTAGAGCTCCAGGACATGTACTAAGGGAAGATGGAATTAATCGTACAGGAAATATATTTATTCCTAATGATATATACCTATACTTTGAAAAGTTTATGACTAAATTCTTAGAAAGAATCTATGAGAAACAAAAACAAAAAAATGAGATTATTGGAATTAAAGAGTTTGTTTATGAATTAGGATATGAGATGGAATTACAAGACTTAGAAAAAAAAGAAGATAGTTTCTCATATTGGTCTTACAAAAATAAAATTCCTTTTTTTTGTCCTGCACTTTTAGATGGAAGCCTTGGAGATATGGTTTATTTTTTTAAGAAGAATCATCCTGATTTTAAAATTGATACTTCAGATTATATTGTCGAAGTTACAGATTTAGCTTTGAATTCTGAAAAAATGGGAATTATTGCAATTGGAGGTAGTGTTCCAAAACATGTTGTTTCAAATGCTGCTTTGTTTAGAGATGGTGCAGATTATGTTGTTTATATTAATTCAGGTTTAGAGATGGAAGGTTCTAATGCCGGAGCACCTATTGATGAAGCAGTTAGTTGGGGAAAGATTAAACCTGAAGCTCAAAAAATAAAAGTTGAATCTGAGGCAACTTTAGTTTTCCCTTTAATTGTTGCAGGAGCTTTTAAATTGTACAATCCATAAAACTAAATTTTATAAATCTTTATTCTTAAATATTTTTATGAGCAAAATACCTGAACATGCAAAATGTGTATTTAAAGGAGTTCTTTTTGAGATATATCAATGGAAACAAGAAATGTTTGATGGGACATTTAAAACTTTTGAGGCAGTTAAAAGACCTGGAACAGTTAGAATTATTGCAATTACTAGGCAAGGGAAAATCATTATGCAAAGAGAAGAACAACCTCATATTGGGAAGTTTACCAATATCCCTGCTGGAAGAATGGATCAAGGAGAAGAACCAATTGATAGTGCAAAAAGAGAACTTCTAGAAGAGAGTGGATATGTATCAGAAGATATACTTGAATTTTATAAATTTCCTTCACGAGGAAAAGTTATTGGTAATTCATATATGTTTATTGCTAGAGAATGTTATAAAAAACAAGATCAAAATTTTGAATTTGATGGTGAGAGAATTGAGACTTTTTTTGTTGACTTTGGAACATTCATTAAAGAAACTCAAAAAGAGGAGTTTAGAGATAATCAACTGACTGATTTAATTTTTAGAATGATTCATACTCCTGGAGAATTAGATAAATTTAAAGAACTATTGTTTTCGAAAGAAGGAATTAAGATAACAAATTAATTATTTTTTAAATCATGAAAACTTTTTAGGTTCTTTTTCTCAATTATCAAATCTCCGTATTTTTGTTTTTCTAAGTTAGCTTCAAGACCTAATTTTTTTAATAAATATAAACATCTCTTTTTTGCTTCTTCTTTTTGGGAGTCAGCTTCTACCATTAATTCGACTTCGATAAATTCACCTAAACCATCCACATTGTCAAGAGCAATCTCGAAATCTTCAAATTGATAATATGCTCTTTGTTTTTTTATTGTGAAAAACTCTTCAAAACCTAGTTTCTCAATAATTCTTTTAGTAGAACTCATATCCGCTATATCTATTTTATATTCTATTCCTCCTCCAACATTCCTATCTATTTCTTTTATCTCAAATATTTTTTTACTATTAACGATTCTTATTCTAAAAACTATTCCTCCGTCTTTAATTTTACCTTTAGAGTCTAAGAATTCATTTTTTAGAAAGATTATGTCTTCTTGTTCTTCTTCTTTGATATATTGAAAATTTAATTCTTCAAATTTTGAAAGAATTTCTTGTTTATTATCAACTCTTGCTTTAAGCTCAACTTCTATCATAAAATATTTCTAAAAATTTGTATTAATAAATATTGGTAATTATTCTTCTAAATCATCAAATATCTTTCTTAAATGTTTTAAAACTTTAGTTCTTGCATGATAACTTAGAACTACATTTCTTAATCTGTAATTAATTATCTCTTCTTTCTTATGTAAAAACCCTTTTTGCTTTAATTCTTTTAATGTTGTTGGGTGGGATTGAAATAATTGTTTTCCTTCGTCTGGTCTTGAATTTTCAATTATATGAATTGTTGATGAGAACTCTTCCATATCTAAAAACTGTTTTACATCTTGATCTAATCCTTTGTATTTCATTTCTGAATTTTCTATAATTCTAAGGTCACCGTGATGAATATTTAAAATGTTAATTTGCGCATTTCTGAATTTCATAAAATCAAGAAAACTTTGAGGAAGAATTTTTGTGAAATTATTTGTGATTATGAAATCAGGTTCAAATCCATCAATGAACACTCCTAACATGTCAAAATACTTTTCCTTGTCCTTCTCAAAAGTTTTATTTTTATCAAAAGTATAAGTGTAGAAATTGTCCATTTCCTCATCAAAATCTACTGGAAATTTTCTATCAAGTATTAAAAAAATATCAAAATCAGGATTATTTTGAGCAAATAAATGTGCTAGATTTACAAAAGATGAACTTAGAAAAACTATTTTTTTTCTCTCTTGCATCTCATCCATAATAAGAATTCTGATCTTTGGTTTAAAAATGTTAACTACTAGCACCACTTTTAAAAACAATAAATAATTATAATCAAAAACTACAACTAAATTATATGTTTAATAAATTAATAAGGAAAAACCCTGTAGCTTTGATGTTTGCTTCA
This window of the Candidatus Woesearchaeota archaeon genome carries:
- a CDS encoding NUDIX hydrolase; amino-acid sequence: MSKIPEHAKCVFKGVLFEIYQWKQEMFDGTFKTFEAVKRPGTVRIIAITRQGKIIMQREEQPHIGKFTNIPAGRMDQGEEPIDSAKRELLEESGYVSEDILEFYKFPSRGKVIGNSYMFIARECYKKQDQNFEFDGERIETFFVDFGTFIKETQKEEFRDNQLTDLIFRMIHTPGELDKFKELLFSKEGIKITN
- a CDS encoding deoxyhypusine synthase — protein: MTKKIKDINMKKTTKAKDNVLKKANTLEGWPEIRGYDFEEEFNFENFLKSYANTGFQATNLAQSIEIIKNMRKDKATIFFAFTSNMGTCGVREQIKYITKNNMVQVMVTSAGAIEEDIIKCLKPFVLGDFRAPGHVLREDGINRTGNIFIPNDIYLYFEKFMTKFLERIYEKQKQKNEIIGIKEFVYELGYEMELQDLEKKEDSFSYWSYKNKIPFFCPALLDGSLGDMVYFFKKNHPDFKIDTSDYIVEVTDLALNSEKMGIIAIGGSVPKHVVSNAALFRDGADYVVYINSGLEMEGSNAGAPIDEAVSWGKIKPEAQKIKVESEATLVFPLIVAGAFKLYNP
- the cyaB gene encoding class IV adenylate cyclase — translated: MIEVELKARVDNKQEILSKFEELNFQYIKEEEQEDIIFLKNEFLDSKGKIKDGGIVFRIRIVNSKKIFEIKEIDRNVGGGIEYKIDIADMSSTKRIIEKLGFEEFFTIKKQRAYYQFEDFEIALDNVDGLGEFIEVELMVEADSQKEEAKKRCLYLLKKLGLEANLEKQKYGDLIIEKKNLKSFHDLKNN